In a single window of the Olivibacter sp. SDN3 genome:
- the argC gene encoding N-acetyl-gamma-glutamyl-phosphate reductase, whose protein sequence is MDKIKVGVIGGAGYTGGELIRILINHPKVELIFVNSNSQAGKPVYTVHADLFGDTDLIFTDQLSQAIDVLFLCVGHGAAKKFLDNNKIDTSIKIIDLSQDFRLAENAGAFVYGLPELQKDRIQNAQHIANPGCFATAIQLALLPLAAKGLLKNEIHINATTGSTGAGQGLSPTSHFSWRNNNLSIYKAFEHQHLHEIGESLLKLQPDFKDNINFLPQRGNFTRGILASAYISSELQLVDAYEIYNTYYQPHAFTHVSENNIDLKQVVNTNKALIHLEKHGDKLLIISIIDNLLKGASGQAVQNMNLLFGLDETLGLRLKGTAF, encoded by the coding sequence ATGGATAAAATTAAAGTAGGAGTTATAGGTGGGGCAGGATATACAGGAGGAGAGTTGATCAGAATACTGATCAATCATCCAAAGGTAGAGCTGATTTTCGTAAACAGTAACAGCCAAGCAGGTAAACCTGTTTATACCGTTCATGCCGATTTGTTTGGAGACACTGACTTAATATTCACAGATCAATTAAGTCAGGCAATTGACGTGCTATTTCTTTGTGTGGGGCATGGCGCCGCTAAAAAATTCTTAGACAATAACAAAATAGACACTTCTATAAAAATCATAGACCTCAGCCAGGATTTCAGACTAGCTGAGAATGCAGGTGCTTTTGTATACGGGTTACCTGAACTGCAAAAAGATAGGATACAAAATGCCCAGCATATTGCCAACCCTGGTTGTTTTGCAACCGCCATCCAGCTGGCACTGTTACCTTTGGCAGCCAAAGGTCTGTTAAAAAACGAAATACATATTAATGCCACTACAGGTTCAACAGGAGCGGGTCAAGGCCTTTCACCTACTTCCCATTTTAGTTGGCGAAACAATAACTTGTCAATCTATAAAGCTTTTGAACATCAGCATCTGCATGAGATAGGTGAGAGTCTATTAAAACTGCAACCCGACTTCAAGGATAACATCAATTTTCTCCCACAACGAGGTAATTTTACCCGAGGGATACTGGCCTCCGCTTATATTTCTTCCGAGCTACAATTGGTAGACGCCTATGAAATCTATAACACCTATTATCAACCACATGCTTTTACTCATGTAAGCGAGAACAACATTGATTTGAAGCAAGTGGTGAATACAAATAAGGCACTTATTCATTTAGAAAAGCATGGTGATAAATTATTGATTATCTCTATCATCGATAATCTTTTAAAAGGTGCCAGCGGACAAGCGGTGCAGAATATGAATTTGCTGTTTGGTTTAGATGAAACTTTAGGCCTACGTTTAAAAGGAACAGCCTTTTAA
- a CDS encoding ribulokinase: MKHSYVIGVDYGTDSVRSVLVDTSNGKELSSAIHRYSRWKKGLYCNPSENRFRQHPLDYIEGLEQTIKECLLALPAAQRASVKAISVDTTGSTPVAVDKKGTPLAMLSDFRENPNAMFILWKDHTAVLEAATINQHATKFDINYLQYVGGVYSSEWFWAKLLHILRSDEKVRSAIYTWVEHCDWIPFLLTGGNDAGHIKRGVCSAGHKSLWSEAFEGYPPNDFFSSLDPLLEGFTDTLSRETYTADKSAGHLSTEWADRFGLSTDVIVGIGAFDAHMGAVGGQIEPYYLSKVMGTSTCDMLVAPAEEVSGNLVRGICGQVNGSVIPGMIGMEAGQSAFGDAYAWYKNLLLWPLKHFNDLDDNTRAVLDQAVMDEIEAQLIPALSNKAAQIPPDEKQEFAIDWLNGRRTPDANQSLKGALLGLDLGTDAVQLFRAIAEATCFGAKNIVNRFNEQGVQVKGLIGLGGVARKSPFIMQMMADVMNMPIKIHRSEQTCAIGAAMFAATVAGVYPTVEKAMRAMGQGFDVTYLPDQKRNAIYENRYKRYLQTGAFIESTMTSKNSFIPEAAIDL; this comes from the coding sequence ATGAAGCATTCATATGTTATAGGAGTAGATTACGGAACTGATTCAGTGCGCTCAGTGCTAGTAGATACCAGTAACGGTAAGGAGTTATCGTCCGCTATTCACCGTTATTCGCGATGGAAGAAAGGCTTATATTGCAACCCATCCGAAAATCGGTTTAGGCAACATCCATTGGATTATATTGAAGGGCTGGAACAAACCATTAAGGAATGTTTACTTGCTCTACCAGCAGCCCAACGTGCTTCAGTAAAAGCCATATCTGTTGATACGACTGGATCTACGCCCGTAGCAGTGGATAAAAAAGGTACACCGCTAGCTATGCTATCCGATTTTCGGGAGAATCCCAACGCCATGTTTATATTGTGGAAAGACCATACAGCAGTGTTAGAGGCGGCAACAATTAATCAACATGCCACTAAATTTGACATCAACTATCTGCAATACGTGGGTGGCGTTTACTCATCTGAATGGTTTTGGGCAAAACTTCTTCATATTCTACGATCAGATGAAAAGGTGCGTTCGGCGATATATACCTGGGTGGAGCACTGTGATTGGATACCTTTTCTTTTAACGGGAGGAAATGATGCCGGCCATATCAAACGGGGTGTGTGTTCTGCCGGACATAAGTCTTTATGGTCTGAAGCTTTTGAAGGCTATCCTCCAAACGATTTCTTTAGCAGCTTAGATCCTTTATTAGAAGGGTTTACTGATACGCTTTCCCGGGAAACCTACACCGCAGACAAATCTGCGGGGCACCTTTCTACAGAATGGGCCGACCGGTTCGGACTATCAACAGACGTAATCGTGGGAATAGGTGCTTTTGATGCTCATATGGGCGCAGTTGGCGGACAAATCGAACCTTATTATCTCAGCAAGGTAATGGGGACATCAACTTGCGATATGCTGGTTGCGCCTGCAGAAGAAGTTAGTGGTAACCTGGTACGGGGCATATGTGGACAAGTGAATGGTTCAGTCATTCCTGGAATGATCGGGATGGAGGCTGGACAATCTGCATTTGGCGATGCTTATGCGTGGTATAAAAACCTTCTTCTATGGCCCCTCAAACACTTCAACGATCTAGACGATAATACGCGGGCTGTTTTAGATCAAGCCGTTATGGACGAGATAGAAGCTCAGCTCATACCTGCACTCAGCAATAAGGCAGCACAAATCCCACCAGATGAAAAACAGGAATTTGCAATCGACTGGTTAAACGGTAGGCGTACACCAGACGCCAATCAATCGCTCAAAGGAGCACTCCTTGGATTAGATCTAGGTACTGATGCTGTACAACTATTCCGGGCAATAGCAGAAGCTACTTGTTTTGGCGCAAAAAATATTGTGAACAGATTTAATGAGCAAGGTGTTCAGGTAAAGGGGCTCATCGGTTTGGGAGGTGTAGCCAGAAAGTCCCCATTTATTATGCAAATGATGGCAGATGTGATGAATATGCCTATAAAGATACATCGATCAGAACAAACTTGTGCCATAGGGGCGGCCATGTTCGCCGCTACGGTAGCCGGTGTCTACCCAACAGTTGAGAAGGCTATGCGAGCGATGGGACAAGGATTTGACGTCACTTATCTCCCTGATCAAAAACGAAATGCTATCTATGAAAACCGTTACAAAAGATACTTGCAGACCGGGGCTTTCATTGAAAGCACTATGACGTCGAAAAACAGCTTTATTCCGGAAGCAGCCATAGATTTATAA
- the araA gene encoding L-arabinose isomerase: MLTLKNFEVWFITGSQDLYGPETLAQAATHAQEIAQYLSDHSTIPVKVVYKPIVKNSEEIFDTISQANTSRECIGLITWMHTFSPAKMWIRGLDVLKKPLLHLHTQFNRDIPWDAIDMDFMNLNQSAHGDREFGFIVSRMRINRKVVTGFWQDEEVINKINIWTRAAAAWNDWQGAKFVRFGDNMRNVAVTDGDKVAAEMKFGFSVNTYAIGDLVAAINKVTDDQVNSLVTQYEQCYLLAENVQKGGALRQHVIDAARIELGLKTFLEKGGFKGFTDSFEDLHGMVQLPGIAVQRLMEQGYGFAGEGDWKTPALVRACKVMASGLKGANAFMEDYTYHFDPANMMVLGSHMLEVDASLAKEKPRLEVHPLGIGGKADPARLVFNSSGGPALNASLIDMGNRFRLIVNTVEGIDVEQQLPKLPVARVFWKPLPDMKTACTAWIYAGGAHHTVYSQNLTSEYLEDFARIADIEFVKIDHHTQLDRFENELKWSEVYYQLHQ, encoded by the coding sequence ATGCTTACATTAAAAAATTTTGAAGTTTGGTTCATCACCGGCAGTCAGGATCTCTACGGCCCGGAAACGCTTGCCCAAGCAGCAACCCATGCGCAGGAGATTGCACAATATTTAAGTGATCACTCCACAATTCCTGTAAAGGTTGTTTACAAGCCCATTGTAAAGAATTCGGAAGAAATTTTTGACACGATCTCACAGGCCAATACGTCGCGGGAATGTATCGGCCTCATTACTTGGATGCATACATTTTCTCCTGCGAAAATGTGGATAAGGGGGCTAGACGTGTTAAAGAAGCCTCTACTTCATCTTCACACGCAATTTAACCGAGATATTCCCTGGGATGCCATTGATATGGACTTCATGAACCTGAACCAGAGCGCACATGGTGATCGGGAGTTTGGTTTCATTGTTTCCCGTATGCGCATCAATCGAAAAGTGGTTACCGGTTTTTGGCAAGACGAAGAAGTTATAAACAAAATAAATATTTGGACGCGTGCGGCAGCAGCCTGGAACGACTGGCAAGGAGCCAAATTTGTGCGTTTCGGAGATAATATGCGTAATGTCGCTGTTACAGACGGCGATAAAGTAGCAGCGGAAATGAAATTTGGCTTTTCTGTTAATACCTATGCGATCGGTGATCTAGTAGCTGCGATTAATAAGGTGACAGACGATCAGGTCAACAGCTTGGTCACACAGTATGAGCAGTGTTATCTTTTGGCAGAAAATGTACAGAAGGGCGGAGCGCTTCGGCAACATGTAATCGATGCGGCCAGAATTGAACTGGGATTAAAAACATTTTTAGAAAAGGGTGGCTTCAAAGGGTTTACAGATTCGTTTGAAGATTTACATGGTATGGTTCAGCTTCCTGGAATTGCTGTTCAACGGTTAATGGAACAAGGCTATGGCTTTGCAGGTGAAGGTGATTGGAAAACGCCGGCACTGGTTAGGGCCTGTAAAGTAATGGCCTCTGGCCTGAAAGGGGCCAATGCTTTCATGGAAGACTATACCTATCATTTTGATCCGGCAAACATGATGGTTTTAGGTTCGCATATGTTAGAAGTAGACGCTTCTTTAGCTAAAGAAAAACCACGTTTGGAAGTCCATCCACTGGGGATTGGGGGCAAAGCAGACCCCGCGAGATTGGTGTTCAACTCTTCTGGTGGACCAGCATTGAACGCCTCTTTAATTGATATGGGTAACCGATTCAGGCTGATTGTAAATACAGTAGAAGGTATCGATGTAGAGCAACAGCTCCCGAAACTTCCTGTAGCACGTGTATTCTGGAAGCCGCTACCTGATATGAAAACAGCCTGTACAGCATGGATATATGCCGGAGGAGCACATCATACGGTCTATAGCCAAAACCTTACTTCGGAATACCTAGAAGACTTCGCTCGCATAGCCGATATAGAATTCGTAAAAATTGACCACCATACACAGCTCGACCGATTTGAAAACGAATTAAAATGGAGTGAAGTATATTATCAGCTACATCAATAA
- a CDS encoding sodium/solute symporter (Members of the Solute:Sodium Symporter (SSS), TC 2.A.21 as described in tcdb.org, catalyze solute:Na+ symport. Known solutes for members of the family include sugars, amino acids, nucleosides, inositols, vitamins, urea or anions, depending on the system.), giving the protein MEKFAPVDYIIFFIYFVVVAGYGYWIYQKKRSTVADSKDYFLAEGSLTWWAIGASLIASNISAEQFIGMSGNGFTVGIAVAAYEWVAALALIIVAVWFIPVYLKNKIFTMPQFLNNRYNETTSLIMAVFWLFLYIFVNLTSILFLGALAINNLAGGGSFHLIVIALAIFAIVITLGGMRVIGFTDVIQVLVLIIGGVATTYIALTLVSEHFGLGKNVLAGFTQLMKDSPEHFKMIIDKPTENSTQEEINKYLMLPGLGMYLAGIWIVNLNYWGCNQYITQRALGADLKTARTGILFAGFLKLFMPVIVMLPGIAAYVLYKNGALQEEMAPAGNFNPDNAYSAILGFLPDGMKGLSLAALTAAIVASLAGKANSIATIFTMDIYKKYMKKDASEENLVSVGKITVIIAIAASILFTWDDMLGIGGEGGFTFIQKYTGFISPGVLAMFLLGMFWKRTTGSAAIVGLILGFVLSVLFNNYAPSWFGRETWLYTAYPTGRGGFEIPFQICMGLSFLFTVIAMIVISFAGPKVNPKAFAIDSKMFKVEPSVLIMIVITILLVSALYVRFW; this is encoded by the coding sequence ATGGAAAAATTTGCACCTGTTGACTACATCATATTTTTCATCTACTTTGTCGTTGTTGCCGGATATGGCTACTGGATTTATCAAAAAAAACGCTCAACAGTAGCCGATAGTAAAGACTATTTCCTTGCTGAAGGATCTTTAACTTGGTGGGCAATTGGGGCGTCGCTCATAGCTTCCAACATCTCCGCCGAACAATTTATAGGCATGAGCGGCAACGGCTTTACTGTCGGTATAGCAGTAGCTGCCTATGAATGGGTCGCAGCACTGGCATTAATTATTGTCGCCGTGTGGTTTATTCCTGTTTATTTGAAGAACAAGATATTTACCATGCCACAATTCTTAAATAATCGCTATAACGAAACCACCAGTTTAATCATGGCCGTATTCTGGTTATTCTTATATATTTTTGTAAACCTTACTTCCATTCTTTTTCTAGGCGCACTAGCTATCAACAACCTTGCTGGCGGGGGGAGTTTCCATCTTATCGTAATAGCCTTGGCTATATTTGCCATTGTGATTACCTTAGGTGGGATGCGTGTAATTGGTTTCACTGATGTTATACAAGTACTCGTTTTAATTATTGGAGGTGTAGCTACCACCTATATCGCGCTCACCTTAGTAAGTGAGCACTTTGGGTTAGGGAAGAATGTATTGGCAGGTTTTACCCAACTCATGAAAGATTCTCCGGAACATTTCAAGATGATTATTGATAAACCCACCGAAAATTCTACGCAAGAAGAGATTAATAAATACCTAATGTTACCTGGTTTAGGAATGTATTTAGCAGGTATCTGGATTGTGAATTTGAATTATTGGGGATGTAATCAGTATATCACCCAACGTGCTTTAGGGGCAGACCTAAAGACCGCTCGTACCGGAATTTTATTTGCTGGTTTCCTTAAGTTATTTATGCCCGTCATTGTGATGTTACCTGGTATTGCCGCTTATGTACTGTATAAAAACGGTGCGCTACAAGAAGAGATGGCCCCGGCAGGAAATTTCAATCCAGATAATGCCTATTCGGCCATTTTGGGATTCCTGCCCGACGGAATGAAAGGGCTTTCACTGGCGGCGCTCACCGCTGCCATTGTCGCATCTCTTGCTGGTAAAGCCAATAGCATTGCCACTATATTTACGATGGATATCTACAAGAAATATATGAAAAAAGATGCCTCAGAAGAAAACCTAGTCTCGGTGGGTAAAATAACCGTTATAATAGCTATTGCGGCTTCCATTTTATTTACTTGGGATGACATGTTGGGCATCGGTGGAGAAGGTGGATTTACCTTCATTCAAAAATATACCGGTTTTATCAGTCCAGGCGTATTAGCCATGTTTTTGCTTGGTATGTTCTGGAAGCGAACAACAGGCAGTGCAGCCATCGTTGGGCTTATTCTTGGCTTCGTACTATCCGTATTATTTAATAATTACGCCCCTTCCTGGTTTGGCAGGGAAACGTGGCTTTACACCGCTTACCCTACTGGACGAGGTGGCTTTGAGATACCTTTCCAGATTTGTATGGGTTTATCTTTTTTATTTACTGTTATCGCCATGATCGTTATAAGTTTTGCAGGTCCTAAAGTAAATCCAAAAGCGTTTGCTATAGATTCTAAAATGTTCAAGGTAGAACCTTCTGTATTGATCATGATTGTCATTACTATTTTATTGGTGAGCGCGCTTTATGTCAGGTTTTGGTAA
- the argG gene encoding argininosuccinate synthase, giving the protein MNKKVVLAFSGGLDTSFCTIYLAKDMGLEVHSVIVNTGGFSDEELKQIEVRAYELGVASHATVDETQNYYNDSIKYLIFGNVLKNATYPLSVSAERVCQATAIANYVKKIGASYVAHGSTGAGNDQVRFDMIFNILIPDVEIITPIRDLKLSRESEIDYLHNHGVSYNAEKAKYSINKGIWGTSVGGKETLTSHETLPEEAWPTPVTTTESKRITLTFKNGEPVAIDGDHLGPVKVIQQLQAIAQPYGIGRDIHIGDTIIGIKGRVGFEAAAPVIIIKAHHTLEKHTLTKWQLSWKDQLASFYGNWMHEGQFHDPVMRDIEAFLQQSQETVSGDVQLELHPYRFNIIGITSAHDLMSNKFGSYGEMNNAWTGEDVKGFSKIFGNQVMIWHKVNQK; this is encoded by the coding sequence ATGAATAAAAAAGTAGTATTAGCATTTAGTGGAGGATTAGACACCTCTTTCTGCACGATTTATCTTGCAAAAGATATGGGACTTGAAGTGCATTCGGTTATCGTTAATACCGGCGGTTTTTCTGATGAGGAGCTGAAACAGATAGAGGTTCGCGCATACGAGTTAGGTGTTGCCTCTCACGCGACGGTAGACGAAACACAAAATTATTATAACGATAGTATTAAGTACCTCATTTTTGGGAATGTATTAAAAAATGCGACCTATCCGCTTTCTGTAAGCGCTGAGAGAGTTTGCCAGGCTACGGCCATAGCCAACTACGTTAAAAAGATAGGAGCCTCATATGTAGCACATGGAAGCACTGGTGCAGGGAATGATCAAGTTAGATTTGACATGATATTTAATATCCTCATCCCAGATGTTGAAATCATCACTCCTATTCGTGATCTAAAGCTGAGCCGTGAATCAGAGATTGATTACTTACACAACCATGGTGTGAGCTATAATGCTGAAAAAGCAAAATACTCAATCAACAAGGGCATTTGGGGAACCTCCGTTGGCGGAAAGGAAACATTAACGTCCCATGAAACGCTTCCTGAGGAAGCATGGCCTACACCTGTTACAACTACTGAGAGCAAACGTATAACCTTAACATTTAAGAACGGCGAACCTGTAGCCATAGATGGGGATCATCTTGGCCCGGTAAAAGTAATTCAGCAACTACAGGCAATCGCTCAACCTTACGGCATCGGTCGAGATATACATATAGGAGACACTATAATAGGGATAAAAGGACGTGTGGGATTTGAGGCGGCAGCACCAGTAATCATTATCAAGGCACACCATACGTTAGAAAAACATACCTTAACAAAGTGGCAACTGAGCTGGAAAGATCAACTAGCTTCTTTTTACGGTAATTGGATGCATGAGGGACAGTTTCATGACCCTGTGATGCGTGACATTGAAGCCTTTTTGCAACAGTCGCAGGAAACCGTTAGCGGTGACGTGCAGCTAGAACTTCATCCGTACCGGTTTAATATTATAGGCATCACCTCTGCCCATGACCTGATGTCTAACAAATTTGGTAGCTATGGTGAGATGAATAATGCTTGGACAGGAGAGGATGTAAAAGGTTTTTCGAAAATTTTTGGTAACCAAGTGATGATCTGGCATAAAGTCAATCAGAAATAA
- a CDS encoding NUDIX hydrolase, with protein MTKYSKQTRILAAVDCIIFGFDGESLKLLLIQRGFEPEKDKWSLMGGFVQPNERPEDSAARVLKQLTGLENVYMEQMEVFGEPNRDPIERTLSITYFALIDIRKYKDQLSKEYRAEWVPLKEIPKLIFDHNNMVEHAKKKLRYKAALHPILFELLPEKFTIPQILILYEGVYDIILDKRNFSRKLLSTGLLIRQKDKDKENSKKGAFYYKLNKETYKDKIGSFLNFIPRP; from the coding sequence ATGACAAAATATTCAAAACAGACCCGAATTCTAGCAGCGGTAGATTGTATCATATTTGGCTTTGATGGAGAAAGTCTGAAACTATTACTTATACAAAGAGGGTTTGAACCTGAAAAAGACAAATGGAGTTTAATGGGTGGATTTGTACAACCAAACGAACGCCCAGAAGATTCAGCGGCCCGAGTTCTAAAGCAATTGACGGGATTGGAAAATGTATACATGGAGCAAATGGAAGTTTTTGGTGAACCAAACCGCGATCCAATCGAAAGAACCTTAAGCATCACCTATTTTGCGTTGATTGATATACGCAAGTACAAAGATCAATTGAGCAAAGAGTACCGTGCAGAGTGGGTACCACTTAAAGAGATTCCAAAACTAATTTTTGACCATAATAATATGGTGGAACATGCAAAGAAAAAGTTAAGGTACAAGGCTGCGCTACACCCTATATTATTTGAGCTTTTACCTGAAAAATTTACCATTCCGCAAATATTAATCTTATATGAAGGAGTATACGATATCATCCTGGATAAGAGAAATTTCAGCAGAAAATTACTTTCAACTGGACTGTTAATTAGGCAAAAGGATAAAGACAAGGAAAATTCGAAGAAAGGCGCATTCTATTACAAGTTGAACAAGGAAACGTATAAAGACAAGATTGGCTCTTTCCTGAACTTCATCCCCAGACCATAG
- a CDS encoding TonB-dependent receptor plug domain-containing protein, with amino-acid sequence MQNKRYFLFRRIWSACFLFFLSMHLIQAQEKSIDIKGIIKDELGESISGVNVQVKGTTLGTSTDEKGVFLLNLTDLNAILVFTSIGYETTEIPLDGRTSFDVVLKADNRALEEVVVVGYGAQRKSDITGSVSVVDVGESKKFSTNDMSQLLQGRSAGVSVTSDGHPGAAPNVRIRGLSTFGDAQPLYVIDGVPVGTSPRDFNPNDIESMQVLKDASAGAIYGSRAANGVIIITTKQGQLNTPLRIEYNGYYGIDKVWQRIPVLDRERYQMIVNEVRSNAGQSLIPGNDPNSSSFIDNVDTDWQKEGIKTGNRQNHNLNFSGGGNNTTYNMSFDYFGNNGTFVGNGPNF; translated from the coding sequence ATGCAAAACAAAAGATATTTTCTGTTTAGACGAATATGGAGTGCGTGTTTCCTCTTTTTTCTTAGTATGCATCTTATTCAGGCCCAGGAGAAAAGCATTGATATAAAAGGAATAATTAAAGATGAGCTGGGGGAATCCATATCTGGCGTAAACGTTCAGGTAAAAGGAACGACATTGGGAACGAGCACGGATGAAAAGGGAGTGTTTTTATTAAATTTAACTGATTTAAATGCTATATTGGTGTTTACCTCTATAGGATATGAGACAACAGAAATTCCGCTGGATGGCCGTACCTCTTTCGATGTTGTATTAAAGGCGGATAATAGGGCCTTGGAAGAGGTGGTGGTGGTCGGTTATGGCGCACAGCGAAAGTCAGATATCACGGGTTCTGTATCGGTAGTAGATGTTGGAGAAAGTAAGAAATTCTCTACGAATGATATGTCTCAATTGCTGCAAGGGCGATCTGCGGGTGTGTCTGTAACAAGCGATGGGCATCCTGGAGCTGCTCCGAATGTACGCATTAGAGGCTTAAGTACATTTGGTGATGCGCAACCGCTTTATGTCATAGACGGCGTACCTGTGGGAACAAGTCCTCGTGATTTCAATCCTAATGATATTGAATCTATGCAGGTGCTAAAAGATGCGTCGGCAGGTGCGATTTACGGATCACGAGCGGCTAATGGTGTTATTATTATTACAACAAAACAAGGTCAACTCAATACGCCTTTACGTATTGAATACAATGGCTATTATGGTATAGATAAGGTTTGGCAACGCATCCCGGTATTGGATCGGGAGCGGTATCAAATGATAGTGAATGAGGTGCGATCTAATGCCGGCCAGTCACTCATACCCGGAAATGACCCAAACTCCTCTTCATTCATCGACAACGTAGATACTGATTGGCAAAAAGAAGGAATAAAAACAGGTAACCGTCAAAATCATAACCTTAACTTTTCGGGCGGCGGAAACAATACAACCTATAATATGTCTTTTGATTATTTTGGGAATAACGGAACTTTTGTTGGAAATGGTCCCAATTTTTAA
- a CDS encoding GNAT family N-acetyltransferase: MNTSNFVVIPANESHIGYAEQICNEMAESAKARGTGIARRKPEYIVNKMLEGKAVIALHKDGTWAGFCYIETWSHGEYVANSGLIVNATFRKEGLAKAIKKRIFELSREKYPKAKIFGLTTGFAVMKINSDLGYEPVPYSELTQDEEFWKGCQSCVNYDILMSKERKNCMCTAMLWDPAEKERELRQKIEQKAKAKERLKQMQKKHSLLKRIELSLRRRSKIIGSLLLAFD, encoded by the coding sequence ATGAATACTTCAAATTTTGTTGTTATTCCTGCCAATGAATCGCATATAGGATATGCTGAGCAGATTTGTAACGAAATGGCAGAGTCTGCCAAAGCGCGAGGGACAGGTATTGCACGTAGAAAACCTGAATATATTGTCAATAAAATGCTTGAGGGTAAAGCCGTCATAGCACTTCATAAGGATGGCACCTGGGCCGGCTTTTGCTACATTGAAACTTGGAGTCACGGGGAATACGTGGCTAACTCGGGGCTCATAGTAAATGCTACCTTCAGAAAAGAAGGGCTAGCGAAAGCTATTAAAAAGCGCATATTCGAATTGTCAAGGGAAAAGTATCCTAAAGCCAAAATATTCGGGCTGACCACCGGTTTTGCCGTTATGAAAATAAATTCTGATCTAGGTTATGAACCCGTTCCCTATTCCGAATTAACACAGGACGAGGAGTTTTGGAAGGGTTGCCAAAGTTGCGTAAATTACGACATTTTGATGAGTAAAGAACGTAAAAACTGTATGTGCACTGCCATGCTGTGGGACCCGGCGGAAAAAGAAAGAGAATTACGCCAAAAAATTGAGCAAAAGGCAAAAGCAAAGGAACGGCTAAAACAAATGCAAAAGAAGCATTCACTATTAAAACGCATAGAATTAAGTTTACGGAGACGCAGTAAAATTATAGGATCTTTACTTCTCGCATTCGACTAA
- a CDS encoding L-ribulose-5-phosphate 4-epimerase encodes MNNYKDLKQEAYESNMQLPKLGLVLFTFGNVSVANRTAKVFAIKPSGVPYEDLQPEDMVVVDFNGNIVEGDLRPSSDTKTHAVLYKHWKDIGGIVHTHSTYATAWAQSQRDIPIYGTTHADHLTTDIPCAPPMADEMIAGNYEYETGFQILNHFNEKRLDYKEVEMILVGNHAPFTWGTTGKKAVYNSAVLESVAQMALLTEQINQQVPRLKNALIKKHYERKHGPDSYYGQ; translated from the coding sequence ATGAACAATTATAAAGATCTAAAACAGGAAGCATATGAAAGCAATATGCAGTTACCTAAACTAGGATTGGTACTCTTTACCTTTGGGAATGTAAGTGTTGCCAATCGAACGGCAAAAGTTTTTGCTATTAAACCTAGTGGTGTTCCCTACGAAGATCTTCAGCCAGAAGATATGGTTGTCGTAGATTTCAACGGCAATATTGTTGAAGGAGATTTACGGCCATCATCAGATACAAAAACACATGCCGTTTTATACAAACATTGGAAAGACATTGGGGGTATTGTACACACACATTCCACTTATGCCACCGCATGGGCTCAAAGTCAGCGTGATATACCGATTTATGGCACTACCCACGCTGACCATCTTACCACAGACATCCCCTGCGCTCCCCCTATGGCAGACGAAATGATTGCTGGCAATTATGAATATGAAACCGGTTTTCAGATTCTAAATCATTTTAACGAAAAACGGTTAGACTATAAGGAGGTAGAAATGATTTTAGTGGGTAATCATGCTCCTTTTACCTGGGGAACAACGGGAAAAAAAGCAGTGTACAATAGCGCTGTATTAGAATCCGTAGCGCAGATGGCTTTATTGACAGAACAGATCAATCAGCAAGTTCCTCGATTGAAAAATGCGCTGATAAAAAAACATTACGAAAGAAAACACGGGCCAGATTCGTATTACGGCCAATAA